A stretch of the Aphis gossypii isolate Hap1 unplaced genomic scaffold, ASM2018417v2 Contig01084, whole genome shotgun sequence genome encodes the following:
- the LOC126555769 gene encoding uncharacterized protein LOC126555769: MMDNQRATSSSTFQPQQTAQPSVESLLFNDIIEEKSQILSDLMNQFLQVQPFSKFESEFNSFLSRIKHITREEQRKGTYRHLIQIPSDKDTPTKNDASRENNRPNIESFNQDQSNCSERSEEKTKIKNLTNWSVNLKEIKSNKGNSKSVITLTGTLLARDQITELKKVHKAGVLVARKTKNIIKTDKGLYHLIGSITEGSPLNLFHACIKTNGIPKTWRSILMPLKTKVEVNLNESVTRKGTIYNKEKKANDNVPETEEFSEEDLPRELLNGLNDRDFRRQLLKLSIPKTTKSFGGCQTPSQLLKQKFHRKFVKACLIIGSLENTDEQ; this comes from the exons ATGATGGACAACCAAAGAGCAACGTCAAGTTCTACATTTCAACCGCAACAAACTGCACAACCGTCAGTCGAATCACTACtattcaatgatattattgaagAGAAGAGTCAAATTTTAAGTGATTTGATGAATCAATTTTTACAAGTACAGCCTTTCAGTAAATTTGAATCGGAATTCAATTCATTTCTAAGTCGCATTAAACACATCACAAGGGAAGAACAGCGCAAAGGCACATACCGTCACCTAATACAGATACCTTCGGATAAAGACACTCCGACTAAAAATGATGCGTCACGGGAAAACAATCGGCCAAATATTGAATCCTTCAATCAAGATCAGTCTAATTGTTCTGAAAGAAGCGaggaaaaaactaaaatcaagAACTTAACCAACTGGTCGGTAAATTTGAaggaaattaaatcaaataaggGCAATTCAAAATCAGTCATCACATTAACAG GTACTTTATTAGCAAGAGATCAAATTACGGAATTGAAGAAAGTTCATAAAGCTGGTGTTTTGGTAGctcgaaaaacaaaaaatattatcaaaacagATAAAGGATTATACCATCTAATTGGTTCAATTACTGAAGGATCTccacttaatttatttcatgcatgtataaaaacaaatggtaTTCCAAAGACCTGGAGAAGTATTTTAATGCCATTGAAAACAAAAGTTGAAGTTAATCTCAATGAAAGTGTGACTAGAAAAGGCACAATCTATAACAAGGAAAAAAAAGCTAATGACAATGTTCCTGAAACAGAAGAGTTTTCTGAAGAAGATTTACCTCGTGAGTTACTCAATGGTCTCAATGATAGGGATTTTCGTCGACAATTGTTAAAACTATCAATACCGAAAACAACAAAATCATTTGGAGGATGTCAAACTCCTAGTCAACTTTTAAAGCAAAAATTTCATCGAAAGTTTGTTAAAGCTTGCTTAATCATTGGCAGTCTAGAAAATACAG atgaacaatga